TCTATTTTGGCTTCATTAGGTTTTTCAAATTTGCGTACTGCGATTGTTGTCGGTGAATCAAGCTCAGAGCGAACGCGTCAATTTTATCAACGTTTAGGCATCAAACTTTCTTCTTGGCAGTCTCAAACCTATTGGAAAAACAAGCAGTTTGATCCCAAGGGTGATCCATCGAGCGACTTAAAAACATTCAATTATCACTCATCTTCTGGAGAGTCGCATGTCCATCCCCACCACCCATGAAGATATATTAATCCTTGAACATATACATTTGTCTTTTGGTGCATCCGACGTTTTAAAAGATCTCAGTCTTAAAGTAAAACAAGGTGAAATTTGTGCCTTGATTGGTCCGAATGGCGCGGGGAAAAGCTCCGTCATTAACATTATTAATGGGATTTATCATCCTCAACAGGGACAAGTTTCATTTCAAGGAAAATTACTTCAGCGTTACAAAGCGAAGTACTCACCTCATTTCGGTATCGCACGTACATTTCAAAATCTTGCATTATTTAAGCAAATGTCCGTCTTAGATAATGTTTTAACAGGTCGGATTTTACAGAGTAATTATTCACTGATTGGGGCTTTATTGCGCGTTCCATCGATCAAACAAGATGAAAATTTGCAACGTTTAGCCGTTGAAAAAATTCTCGCTCTACTTGATCTTCAACTGCATCGCGACAGTATCGTTTCTACATTGTCTTATGGCGTACAAAAGCGTGTCGAATTAGCGCGTGCTTTAGTGTCAGAACCCACGTTACTACTTCTAGATGAACCTATGGCTGGGATGAACCATGATGAAAAACAAGATATTGCAAAATTTGTAAAACGTATTAATCAACAATTCGGCATCACCATTTTGATGATTGAACATGACTTATCTGTGGTCATGAATATTTCAGATCACGTCATTGTTTTAGATTATGGGAAGAAAATTGCGGACAGTACACCGGCTGAAATTCAAGCGAACCCAGAAGTATTAAGTGCCTATTTGGGTGTCGCTCAGGCTCAAGCCAGTTAAGCATGCCTAGCCCTTACATTCATGATTCATATTTGATTTAAAAATAGAGATTTATTCAATGTCATTTTTCTTGGAAGTTTTACTCGGTGGCACCTTAGCTGGGGTGATGTATTCACTGGTTGCCATCGGCTTTGTTCTCATTTATCGGGCATCTGGCGTTTTCAATTTTGCTCAAGGTGCCATGGTACTTTTTGCAGCACTCACTTTTGTTAATTTAACGGAACGAGGTGTCCCTTTTGCCGTGGCTTTTATCGTCACATTATTCGTGATTTTTATTATTGTGCTGCTCATTGATACTTTGATTCTAAGGCATTTGATTAATCGTTCAGTCATTACCCTGTTCATGGCAACACTCGGTTTAAGCTATGTGCTTGAAGGGGTTGCACAAACAGTTTGGGGGACTCAAGTACATGGTTTAGATCTCGGCATTGCAGATATCCCTATTGATTTTCACGGCATCATGCTCAGCAAATTTGATTTATTTGCGACCGCAATCGCAGGTACTTTGGTCATTATTTTGTCACTACTCTTTAGCAAAACTCGTTTTGGTATTTCTCTTCGTGCTGTTGCCGATGATCCGCAAGCGGCACAGTCGGTGGGCATCAAGCTCAATCATGTTTGGATTATGGTTTGGACGGTTGCAGGCTTTGTTGCATTGATTGCAGGCTTACTTTGGGGCGCGCGCGTGGGCGTTCAGTTCTCCTTATCACTCATTGTACTTAAGGCATTACCCGTACTCATTATTGGGGGGTTTACATCCATATCAGGCGCAATTGTGGGTGGGCTGATCATTGGGGCAACAGAGAAGCTCGCGGAAATTTATTTGGGTGCAATCATCGGTTCGGGTATTGAAAACTGGTTTCCCTATCTGCTTGCAATTGCTTTCTTATTGGTACGTCCAACAGGTTTATTTGGGCAACAACAAGTCGCGAGGGTCTAGACATGTTTTTATTTTCACAAGCACGTCAGTTCGCTCTCAATTATCAAGATGAAAAACACATCTTTAATATACGACAACATCGCATTTTGTTCTGGTTTGCATTGGCAGTTGCATTTCTATTCATTCCTTTTGTAGGAAATGACTACGTATTTAATGCGATTTTAGTGCCTTATTTGGTTTTAGCATTGGCTGGATTAGGACTGAACATTTTAACTGGCTATACCGGACAGCTCTCTTTAGGTTCAGCGGCTTTTATGGCGGTCGGGGCATTTGCAACCTATAACTTAGAATTGCGTATTCCCCAACTGCCTTTACTGATCAGTATATTTTTGGGTGGACTGATCGCTGCGGTTTTCGGCATTCTGGTGGGCTTACCCAGTTTAAGAATCAAAGGCTTTTATTTAATTGTCTCTACGCTTGCAGCACAGTTTTTTGTGCCTTGGCTTTTTACCCAATATGGATGGTTTACCAATTACAACGCTTCAGGTGTGATTACTACACCTCACTTGGAAATATTGGGCATTTCACTCAACTCACCTGTCGGACACTATCTACTCACACTAGGCATAGTGGTAGGTCTCACTTTTTTAGCGAGAAATTTACTCAACAGCCAACACGGACGTAACTTTCAAGCGGTTCGTGATATGAAAACTGCTGCGATCAGTATAGGTGTGCCTGTCGCAAAAACAAAACTTTTGGCTTTCGCTATGAGCTCCTTTTATCTCGGTATTGCCGGCTCACTGTGGGCTTTTGCCTACTTAGGAACCGTTGAAGCTGATGGCTTAGACCTTAATCGCTCATTTCAGATTTTATTCATCATCATTATTGGTGGTTTAGGCAGCTTGGCAGGGAGTTTTTTTGGGGCAGCGTTTATTGTGCTTTTACCTATCGTTTTGAGCTTAATTGGCAGTAGCTTTTTTGGGCAAACCTTCGACCAAGCACTATTACAAAATATTCAAAAAATTATATTCGGGGTCTTAATTATTTATTTTCTGATTAAGGAACCTGAAGGAATTGCTCGTCTATACACACGTTTGTATAGACGGTTAAGAGTATGGCCTTTACGTCATTAACAATACGATTAAATAAGAGAATCAAAATGAAAATATTTAAATCATTGTGGTTTTGGTTGATTAGCATTGCCGTCATCTTGGCGATTATTGTTTTTCTTACATCCAATAAGAAAACAGATGTGCAAAGTACAACTCATCATAAAGCTAAAAACCCAACCACTGAAACAGCGCGAGCCAATCAGACCAGTGAACTTTCAGACACTAAAGCGCAATATTTCCCTTTGCAAAGCTATCGCGTAGGACCTTATGCAGCAGGTGGAACAGGTTTCTATGGCGGCTTTATTGACTATATGAAGTCGATTAATGCACAAGGCGGTATTAATGGCGTGAAATTGGTTTGGTCTGAATGTGAAACCGAATATGTGGTCGAGAAAGGTGTTGAATGCTATGAACGCCTGAAAAAGGGCCTAAATGGAGTACCTGCCGCTGCGACCAACCCACTTTCAGTCGGAATCGCCTACGCGACACTCGAACGCTCGACCAAAGACAAACTCCCTCTTATTACCATCAACCATGGTCGTACCGACTCTACTGATGGTCGAGTTTTCCCCTATGTATTTCCATTACAGTTAAATCCGTATAGTGAAGTTTCTGCGATTATTAACTATTTGGGCGAAAAAAGTGGCGGTGTTGCGAATTTAAAAGGTAAGAGCATTGCGGTGCTTTATCACGGCTCTCCATACGGTAAAGAAACCATTCCTGTCATTGATGCTTTGTCTAAAAAATATGGTTTTAAAGTACACCAGATTGAAGTCCCTCATCCAGGTAATGAACAACAATCACAATGGCTTAACATTCGTCGAATTCAACCCGATTGGGTGATTCTACGTGGTTGGGGTGTCATGAATCCTGTCGCACTCAAAACTGCACAAAAAGTCGGTTACCCGGTCGACAAAGTGATTGGTAATATTTGGAGTAACTCAGAAGAAGATGCGGCTCCTGCAGGCAATGCTGCAAAAGGGTTTATCTCGATTACAACGCATCCTTCTGGAACAAACTTCAAAGTTCTTCAAGACATCAAGCAACTCGTCATAGATCAAGGACAGTCTGATCTAAGCGATGTCACACGCTTTGGTACGGTGTATTACAACTTGGGTGTGGTCAATGGCATTCTCAATGTTGAAGCGGTTCGTGTCGCACAAGCCAAATTCGGTCAACGCCCTTTAACAGGTGAAGAAGTTCGCTGGGGTTTTGAAAATCTGAACTTAAATGATCAACGCTTAAAAGAACTTGGCGCAACTGGATTGGTTCAACCTTTGAAGCTGTCATGCGAGGATCATGAGGGTGGTGGCGCAGTTCGTTTTCAACAATGGGATGGTTCAAAGTGGAATGTCATCAGTGATTGGGTTCAAGCCGATCGTACTTTCTTACGCCCAATTATTGAAGAGTCATCACAGAAATATGCCAAAGAACAAGGCATTCAAATCCGTGACTGTGCATCAGAACAAAGCTAAGAGGAAACATCATGACGGCTTTACTGGAAGTTGAAAAACTCGAAGTTGTTTATAACCAAAGTATTCTTGCAGTAAAGCATGTCGACTTGATCGTGCCACAACATTCCGTTGTGGCCCTTCTTGGGGCGAATGGCGCAGGAAAAAGTACAACACTTAAAGCAATTTCACAATTGATTGGTTCAGAGAATGGAACCATTTCTCATGGAGAAATTCGTTATGATGGCAAGTCCATTGTGCATACCGACCCGAGCGATTTAGTCAAACAAGGTTTAGTTCAGGTCTTAGAAGGTCGACATTGTTTTACACATTTAACTGTTGAAGAAAACTTAAAAACAGGGGCATTTCTACACCGACCTTCTACCCAAAAACTGAGACAACAACTTGAAAAAATATATCAATACTTCCCTCGCCTTGCAGATAAGAAAAATACACTTGCAGGATATACATCGGGAGGTGAACAACAAATGTTAGCGATTGGCCGCGCCTTAATGACACAACCCAAATTAATTTTATTGGACGAGCCCTCAATGGGTCTAGCACCAAAGATCACACATGAAATATTTCAGTTAATTCGTCATTTACAAAAAAATGAAGGACTGAGTTTTTTGATTGCAGAACAAAATATTCAGTTGGCTTTGGATTATGCAGATACTG
This genomic window from Acinetobacter sp. TGL-Y2 contains:
- a CDS encoding branched-chain amino acid ABC transporter permease — translated: MSFFLEVLLGGTLAGVMYSLVAIGFVLIYRASGVFNFAQGAMVLFAALTFVNLTERGVPFAVAFIVTLFVIFIIVLLIDTLILRHLINRSVITLFMATLGLSYVLEGVAQTVWGTQVHGLDLGIADIPIDFHGIMLSKFDLFATAIAGTLVIILSLLFSKTRFGISLRAVADDPQAAQSVGIKLNHVWIMVWTVAGFVALIAGLLWGARVGVQFSLSLIVLKALPVLIIGGFTSISGAIVGGLIIGATEKLAEIYLGAIIGSGIENWFPYLLAIAFLLVRPTGLFGQQQVARV
- a CDS encoding branched-chain amino acid ABC transporter permease → MFLFSQARQFALNYQDEKHIFNIRQHRILFWFALAVAFLFIPFVGNDYVFNAILVPYLVLALAGLGLNILTGYTGQLSLGSAAFMAVGAFATYNLELRIPQLPLLISIFLGGLIAAVFGILVGLPSLRIKGFYLIVSTLAAQFFVPWLFTQYGWFTNYNASGVITTPHLEILGISLNSPVGHYLLTLGIVVGLTFLARNLLNSQHGRNFQAVRDMKTAAISIGVPVAKTKLLAFAMSSFYLGIAGSLWAFAYLGTVEADGLDLNRSFQILFIIIIGGLGSLAGSFFGAAFIVLLPIVLSLIGSSFFGQTFDQALLQNIQKIIFGVLIIYFLIKEPEGIARLYTRLYRRLRVWPLRH
- a CDS encoding ABC transporter ATP-binding protein: MTALLEVEKLEVVYNQSILAVKHVDLIVPQHSVVALLGANGAGKSTTLKAISQLIGSENGTISHGEIRYDGKSIVHTDPSDLVKQGLVQVLEGRHCFTHLTVEENLKTGAFLHRPSTQKLRQQLEKIYQYFPRLADKKNTLAGYTSGGEQQMLAIGRALMTQPKLILLDEPSMGLAPKITHEIFQLIRHLQKNEGLSFLIAEQNIQLALDYADTAYVIENGTIRISGNTQALYESGEIQRAYLGEIA
- a CDS encoding ABC transporter ATP-binding protein, which produces MSIPTTHEDILILEHIHLSFGASDVLKDLSLKVKQGEICALIGPNGAGKSSVINIINGIYHPQQGQVSFQGKLLQRYKAKYSPHFGIARTFQNLALFKQMSVLDNVLTGRILQSNYSLIGALLRVPSIKQDENLQRLAVEKILALLDLQLHRDSIVSTLSYGVQKRVELARALVSEPTLLLLDEPMAGMNHDEKQDIAKFVKRINQQFGITILMIEHDLSVVMNISDHVIVLDYGKKIADSTPAEIQANPEVLSAYLGVAQAQAS
- a CDS encoding ABC transporter substrate-binding protein, which gives rise to MKIFKSLWFWLISIAVILAIIVFLTSNKKTDVQSTTHHKAKNPTTETARANQTSELSDTKAQYFPLQSYRVGPYAAGGTGFYGGFIDYMKSINAQGGINGVKLVWSECETEYVVEKGVECYERLKKGLNGVPAAATNPLSVGIAYATLERSTKDKLPLITINHGRTDSTDGRVFPYVFPLQLNPYSEVSAIINYLGEKSGGVANLKGKSIAVLYHGSPYGKETIPVIDALSKKYGFKVHQIEVPHPGNEQQSQWLNIRRIQPDWVILRGWGVMNPVALKTAQKVGYPVDKVIGNIWSNSEEDAAPAGNAAKGFISITTHPSGTNFKVLQDIKQLVIDQGQSDLSDVTRFGTVYYNLGVVNGILNVEAVRVAQAKFGQRPLTGEEVRWGFENLNLNDQRLKELGATGLVQPLKLSCEDHEGGGAVRFQQWDGSKWNVISDWVQADRTFLRPIIEESSQKYAKEQGIQIRDCASEQS